The sequence below is a genomic window from Providencia rettgeri.
TTATCAGCGGGTTTGCATTTACCAAAATTCGCGCGAATTGAATCACCGAGCGAGTCAGTGAGTGCCGGTGATATTTCTGACCCATTCAGACCGAAATATGCCGTTGACGTGCAATTGCTGGATAGTGACGGTAACGAATCAGCCGCACCAACTTACAAAGCCGTACCTTTACCACTACCAATGGCAGGCGGTGAAAGCGGTATGTTTCAATTTCCACCCGAGGGAACATTAGTCGAAATTGCTTTTGAAGGCGGCAGGCCAGATAAACCCTTTATCCGGCAAACGCTCAGTCAAAATAATACCCTACCGGACATACAACCCGGGGAGCAATTGCAGCAACAGCGAAAAGAAGTTTTTCAGCGTGTAACCCAAGAGGGTAGTTGGAACCGTGAAACTGACCAAAGCATTAATGAAGCGTCAATGTTACGTATTATCAAAGCGGACAAAGAACAGCGCGAACTGGTCGCGAGGGAAACCACGGTTCAGGCTAATGATACATTAACCATTTTAGGTACCAAGAAATTATTAGCAGGCGCGATACAGCAATTATCTGAGGGTGACTACTCAATCGCTACATCATCAAATTATGTCGCCAGTATTGAAAAAGACATGACCCTTGATGTTGGGCAAAACTCAAGTCTCACCGTGGGACAAAAGCTGATAGAGAAAGTTGGTCAAATAAAACAAAGCATTGCAGGCGCACAGCAACAAATTATAGCGCCTGTTATTTGGATAGGTAGCCAGCAAATCAACGTCGCACAGCTAATGATAGACACACTTGATGTAGTGAAGGAATTAGCAGAATTGACAGCCGCGCACACTCACAGCAATACAGGTGCGCCATTAAACGCGCAAGATATCAAAGGCACTGGCACCAAGTCAGACAACTTGAATAAAAAGTATTCTCCCGTCATTGGTAAGTAAAGTTTTCGTCCACCATTTGCCCACATCATGTGGGCTTTTTTATACCTGCAATATAACAGCCTATACGCCACACAGCGCGCATCAATAATTATCTAACAGAACCCTAATCATTAAATTGGATCACGTTCCCTACATGATGCAGGCAAAGCACAGCCCCCACGAAAGAAAAGATTTCACCACGTAAAACGCACTACACCGCACCCGCCTGCACAATTTGGATCTAAAAATTATTTCAGTTTTAAAATTCTACAAAACATATCGCCAAGCCGCGCCAATACTAGGGAGTTGCCAAAAACTTCAAACTGAAATGTGTGAAAAGAATTTCAATAGATTTCAGTTTTTAGATCACAAAATGGATCGCGCAAAAAATACAACACAATGAAAGATAAAAGAAATTTCAATTTTACGTGGCTTTCATTGGATCGCGATATTAGCCGCATAATTTCAAAAAGCCAGTAAACATGCGGCTTTAGAAGAAATGAAAAACTGAAATGAACTGGAAAATTATTTGGGGGAATTAGCGTGACATACTTAGAAAAAATAAATCACGCTGTGACATGTCACGAAAAAAACAACCGCTGCCAAAAAAAAGCCGCTGCCATTTTGCTGCCACTGACTATTAAAAACAAAAAAGCACTTCGTTAAAAGTGGCTTAATACGCTGATTTAACAGCTAAAATTTGGTGGCCCCTACTGGACTTGAACCAGTGACCAATCGATTATGAGTCGACTGCTCTAACCAACTGAGCTAAGGGGCCAAAGTGGAGAGGATTATACGTGTAGTTTTAGCTTAGGTCTAGTGTTTCGAAACCGTATGATGAAATTGTGTTCAACCTAGTTACCCTTCTTATAATTCAATGCGATAGCATGGGCAATTACTATCATTCGAGCGTCGTTTTTTGCAATTTTAATGAGCCCTACTATTTTTTATTTAAATCACGTTCTCGCACTTTATCTATATTTAATTCTCACCAATATCAAATTAACAATAAAAACAACATCATAATTGCAATCAATTTTATTAAAAATTCTTTATTCAAATAATTGATATAGAACAATATTTTTTACATTCAAATCTCACAATATGGTCTATAGATAATTCGCATATAGGACAATAATGATGAAAAAAGTACGTGCAGTTCAATATGGTTGCGGAAAAATGGGTAAATTTTTGATCCGTTACTTGCAAGAGCATGGTGCTGAAGTTGTGGCGGCTTTTGATATCAATGAAGCCGTTATTGGCAAAGATATAGGTGAAATTGCAGGAACGACGCCAACAGGGGTAAAAGTCCAGCCGCTACATGAAGCAGATAAAACTCTCGCGGCATTAAAACCTGATGTTGGCATCATCGCCACATTAAGTACCATGGCGGATTTAGAAGATGCATTCTCCCTATTTGCTCGTCATGGTGTAAACGCCATTTCAACCGGAGAAGAAGCCCTTTACCCATGGAATTCATCACCTGAAATTACACAAAAGCTTGATGCATTAGCCAAAGAAAATAACTGTACCCTGGCGGGCAGTGGTTACCCTGATATGTATTGGGGTGTCTTAATCGATACCTTAGCAGGCTCCATGCACAAATTGGTGAAAATTAAAGGTTCAAGCTGCTATAACGTTGAAGATTACGGTATTGCTTTAGCCATTGGCCATGGTGCAGGCTTAACCGTTGATGAATTCGATAAGCAAATCGGCAACTATAATGATTTACCTTATGAAGTGATTTCACAAAAAATTGAAAGCGGTGAATATGCACCACCGTATATGTGGACCCAAAACGGCTGGCTATGTAGCCGCCTTGGGCTAACGATCACCAGCCAAACTCAGCGCTGTGTGCCACAAATTGCTCAGCAAGATATTTACTCCGAAACGCTCAAAATGACTGTTAAAAAAGGGGATGTCTTAGGCTTATCTGCAGTGGTGATCACCGAAACCGCAGAAGGGATTACCCTAGAAACAGAGTGTATTGGGAAAATCTTAACAGCGGATGAGTGTGATAAAAATAGCTGGCAGTTAATTGGCGAACCCGACACCTCAATTGAGGTGAATAACCCAGCAACCGTAGAATTAACTTGTGCAAATTTAGTGAACCGCATCCCTGCACTGATTAATAGCCCCGCAGGCTATATCACAACAGAGAAAATGCCTAATAATGTGTTTATGACCAAACCAATGCATGAGTATTTATAGCTAACATTGCCCACCTTTCGGTGGGCTTTTTGCCGACACCTAACTTTAGCGCGGCTTTACCATTTGCCATTCTAAATGGCGCTTAATCGCTGGCCATTCTGACTCGATGATACTGTAAATACAGCTATCACGCAGTTCACCCGTTTTAGTTTTCATATGATTGCGAAGGACACCATCGAGTTTTGCCCCTAAACGTTCAATGGCACGGCGACTTTGGCTATTTAAAAAATGCGTACGAAACTCCACTGCAACGCAGTCTAATTCCTCAAAGGCATGTTTTAACAGCAAATATTTAGCCTCTGTATTTAATGCGGTACGCTGCACCTCCACCCCATACCACGTGGCGCCAATTTCAACCCGTCTTACCGCATGGTCTACACGGTTATAAGACGTAATACCAACTGGTTTATCGCTTCGTTTATCGATCACCACAAAAGGTAAGCATTCCTTTTTCTGGAAATTTTCCAGGCGTTTTTCCACATCTTGAGAGAAATGTTCAGGCTCAGGCACTAAGGCATACCACAAATTATGCAGTCCATCTCGCCGAATAATATCTGCCAGTTCGACATCATATTGGTGAGATAGAGGTTCAAGGCGAACGCATTCACCTTCTAAAATAATAGGTTGGCAAATCTCTTTCATCATCGTTTCCCCATATCGTTCTTTATGCTGTATGCCTCTTTTTTAATCTCTTTTTATGACATAAAAACCAAAAAACACCTATTTTTTTATGACACTCAGCTATTTAACCGAAAACATATGATAAAAATCACAAAATTTTAACATCTTTACCAAATTATCCCTTCATTAGGCTACAGTTAACTCATCTGACCTGTTAATAAAATCCCGAATGGGAGTATAATAATGAGCAATTTCCCACACCTTTTTGCCCCACTTGATTTAGGCCATACCGTCCTAAAAAATCGCATCTTGATGGGCTCAATGCATACTGGGCTTGAAGAGCACCCACAAGGCAGTGAGCGGCTAGCACATTTTTATCGCCTACGCGCTGAAAATGGTGTCAGCCTCATCATTACCGGTGGCATAGCGCCTAACCCTGAAGGGGCACTTACCGCTCATGGCGCGGTATTAAACGATAAAAACCAGCTTTCATTTCATCGACAAATCACAGATGCTGTCCATCAAGCAGATGGTAAAATCGCCTTACAAATCTTGCATGCAGGGCGTTATGGGCTGCATCCTAAATTAGTTGCGCCAAGCTCAATTCAAGCAGAAATTATTCCTTTCGCCCCCCGAGAGCTCTCAACTGGTGAAGTTGAAAAAACGATTGATGACTTCGTGACAACCGCCAAGCTAGCTCAGCAAGCTGGGTATGATGGTGTTGAAATTATGGGTTCCGAAGGTTATTTAATTAACCAATTCATTACCAAGCGCACCAACCATAGAACTGATGAATGGGGTGGGAGTTACATAAACCGAATTCGCTTTCCCATTGAAATCGTGCGACAAATAAGGGAAGCCGTTGGGGAGAACTTTATCATTATTTATCGACTTTCCATGTTGGATTTAGTCGAAGAAGGCTCAACATGGGAAGAGGTTGAATTTCTTGCCAAACAAATTGAAAACGTAGGTGCCAGTATGATCAACACCGGTATTGGTTGGCACGAAGCTCGAGTACCGACGATAGCAACACAAGTTCCCCGTAGTGCATTTAGTTGGGTTACGCAAAAATTAATGGGAAAAGTGAATATTCCGCTGATAACCACAAATCGCATCAATGACCCCTTTGTTGCAGAACATATTATTGCCAATCATCAAGCAGATATGGTTTCAATGGCCCGGCCGTTTCTTGCCGATGAAGCGTTTGTTCGTAAAGCCGCAGAAAATCGAGCAGATGAAATCAACACCTGCATTGGCTGTAATCAAGCCTGTCTCGACCTTATCTTTAGTGGCAAGCTCGCCAGCTGTTTGGTTAACCCACAAGCCGTTAGGGAAATGGATTACCCCAATGAAAAAGCGCCACAGAGTAAATCTGTCGCAATTGTTGGCGCAGGGCCTGCTGGGTTATCTTGTGCAATTTACGCGGCAAAGCGTGGGCACCGAGTCACTTTGTTTGAAAAATCTAACCATATAGGTGGTCAATTTAACCTCGCTAAACAGATACCCGGCAAAGAAGAATTCCATGAAACCATCCGTTACTTTTGCCGCCAATTACAATTATTGAATGTTGATGTACGCCTTGAACAACAAGCTGATGTTGACTGTTTATCGGGATTTGATGAGGTCATTATTGCAACAGGCGTCGTCCCACGAAAAATCCAGCTCGAAGGGATTGACCATCATAAGGTCATTTCTTATATCGATGTCATCACCAAACAACGTTCCGTGGGGAAAAGCGCCGCCATTATTGGGGCTGGGGGGATTGGGTTTGATGTTGCTGAACTGCTAACCCAAGAAGGAAAAAGTAGCAGTTTAGATTCATCACTATTTAATAAAGAGTGGAATATTGATACCTCGATCCATTCAAAAGGTGGTGTATTTCCCCCACAAAAAACCCCGATAGCATCAGCTCGCCAATTGTATTTATTACAGCGGAAAAACAGTAAAGTGGGAGCAGGCCTCGGTAAAACAACCGGTTGGGTACATCGTTTATCACTAATGAAACGCGGTGTTCAAATGCTAAATGGCGTGGAATACATGCGAGTTGATGACGAAGGGCTCCATATTCGCTATCAAGATAAAACACAGTGCCTGCCCGTTGATAATGTCATTTTGTGTGCAGGGCAAGAGCCTTACTGCCCATTAAAAACACAACTAGCAGAACACGGGATCAACGCCCATGTGATTGGCGGTGCGGATGTTGCCGCAGAACTGGATGCACGCCGAGCAATTGAGCAAGGGATGAAAATTGCGTATCAGCTTTAATTTTTCTGCTCCGTTGTTCGGGATTTTCGCTAGGTTTTATCACATATTCAAAAATAAAGGCAGAGATTGCTTTCACAGTCCCTGCCCTTTCTTTGGTTCACACAATTAATCACGATGAGATAACTGCGCTTCCGCGTTAGCCAGTTTTTCGTCTTCCGCTAAGCACACAGCCGCAGTAAATAACACATCGGTTGAAGAGTTAAGCGCTGTCTCAGCTGAATCTTGTAATACGCCAATCATCACCCCAACCGCGACCACTTGCATCGCAATTTCATTTGAAATACCAAACATATTACAAGCCAATGGGATCAGCAACAGTGAGCCACCTGCAACCCCAGAGGCCCCACAAGCGCATACTGCAGCAACCACGCTTAATAATAGTGCCGTTGGGATATCCACTGGTACACCTAAAGTGTGCACAGCGGCTAGCGTCAATACCGTAATTGTTACCGCAGCGCCTGCCATATTGATGGTTGCACCTAATGGAATAGAAACAGAATAGGTATCTTCGTGTAAATTCATACGACGACACATCCCCATATTTACAGGGATATTCGCTGCTGAACTACGTGTAAAGAATGCAGTTACCCCGCTTTCACGTAAGCAAGCTAAAACTAATGGATATGGGTTGCGTTTCATTTTCCAATAAACAATCAGTGGGTTAACAATAAAAGCAACGACCAACATACAGCCAATTAAAACAGCGAGAACGTGGATATAACCTTTTAAGGTTTCAAAGCCAGTCGTTGCGATAGTGGAAGCAACTAAGCCAAAAATCCCTAAAGGCGCTAAGCGGATCACAACACGTACCAGCTGTGTTACCGCATTAGAAAAATCATGAACTAAATTTTTTGTGGTTTCATTTGCATGGCGCAATGCAATACCCAACCCAATCGCCCACGCTAAAATACCAATATAATTGCCCTTAATCAGTGCATCGATAGGGTTCGAAAATATATTGATTAGCAAACCTTTTAACACTTCAGCAATATTTCCCGGTGGATTTAGCTGTGTATCACCGACCACTAACACTAAATTTGATGGAAATAGAAAAGAACCAATAACGGCGACAACCGCGGCAAAAAATGTTCCCAAAATATACAAGACCAGTATAGGTTTGATATTGGTTTTTTGACCTTGACGGTGGTTAGCAATAGATGACATCACTAACACCCATACTAATACAGGCGCAACAGCCTTTAATGCACTAACGAATAAATCCCCTAACAACCCGACATTTTTTGCAGCAGATGGCCATAACCATGCAAGCAAAATACCTGCTATCAAGCCAACCAGTATCTGCTTGACTAGACTACCTTGGCTAATAACTCGCCATAACCCTGTTTTATTTGTATCCATAATAGACCTATATTATTTATCTTTATTAGGAATTAAATGTGTTTGCACAGCAAGTATAAGGAATAATAGTCGCCTGAAAAGGCAATTATTCAAAATATACACAATGATTGACTTTGTTTAACAAACATTTTACATAACTGTGATCTCAATAGAGTTTTGTTTCTTATAGTAGAATGGTATGACTAAAATGGTTGAGTGTTTTCAGAGGGTTAAAAAAAATCCCCTGCTTCACAGCAGAGGATTTAAAAAATGAAAAAGGTAAATTAATTTTTTGCTTCATTACGTTTATTAACAATGGCATTAATAACCAGCGTTATAACTAAGATTGACGCAATCACGCCCAATGAAATTGGTGTTGGGATGTGGAAAATATCAATCAATAGCATTTTTATACCGATAAAGCTTAAAATCACCGCTAAACCGTATTTTAACATTGAGAATTTCTCAGCAACTCCAGACAACAAGAAATACATGGCACGTAGGCCTAAAATAGCAAATAAATTCGATGTTAAAACAATGAATGGGTCAGTTGTTACCGCAAAAATAGCGGGTATGCTGTCCACTGCAAATATCACATCACTAATTTCAACTAAGATCAGGACTAAAATAAGTGGGGTCGCAAATAAAACGCCATTACGTTTAATGAAGAATTTTTCACCATGCAATTCATCTGTCATACGTAAATGAGAACGAACCCATTTGACTAACGGTTTATCGGTAATTGGCGAATCATCTTCTTTAGCAAAAGCCATTTTCAAACCCGTAAATAGCAAGAACAAGCCAAATACATATAAAATCCAGCTAAATTGCGTGACTAACCAACTACCTGCAAAAATCATAATCGTACGAAGTACGATAGCGCCTAATACTCCATAGACCAACACTCGACGTTGTAAATTGGCTGGGATCGCGAAATAACTAAATAACATTAACCAAACGAATACGTTATCAACAGCTAATGCTTTTTCCAATAAATAACCCGTTAAGAACGCCATGGTTTGGCTGTAGGCAAACTCACGCCCCACGTTCTCATTAAGATACCACCAAAAGCCTGCTGCAAAGAGCAGTGAAAGAGTTACCCACACAATACTCCAAGCCGCAGCTTGTTTCATCGACATTGCTTGGCCCTTGTGTTTCCCTTGCCAGAACAAATCAATGAGCAACATAAGTAAAATAATAACGGCAAAACTACCCCATAAAATCGGGTTACCAACTGAGTGCATTTTCCTTTCCCTTAAAAAACAAAAAACGGCTGATATCCAGAAGACATCAGCCGCTTAAAATTCGTTAACCACAAGTGATTTCTTTAGGTTGTAAATTATGAGCAAACCTCGCCTTCTGGCAAGGTCTCACTTACAACACAAACACCCAGAAAATAGGGAACTGTGGTGCTCGGCTACCGGGTGTAATGTGTACACCGTAATGACGATAAACCGACAAGAAGAAGTTACTCCCCTTTGCTATGGCGATAAGATACGGTAAATAGTCTTAAAATGCAATAATTAGCCGTTATTGTTTTATCGTTATTTTCTTACATTAAAAGATAAATTAACCAGTATATTTAGTATACCTTACGTAAAAAAACAGGTTAAATGCCGTTTTTAAGCACTTTACATCGTTACATACCACACGATAAATTGTAAAAATAAGCCAAAACTTAAATGAATTCTAAAAATAAGCTTAAAATTTGCTGTTTAGTTATTTTCTGTTTTGTTAAAGTGAGCGTGCTTTACACTAACAGCCTGAGGAAACACTACTTTCACTTTGGCATTCACTTAATCCATTTCTCCCTGCCCAACAACAAGTTTGTTGTTGTTATTGCCGTTTAGGAAACATTAATGGAATTAGTTAGAGAACTTTTTTTCGCCCTTTGGCACCAAGATTATGTCACCCTATCTAACCCTGCGTTAGTGTGGTCGATTTACTTCATGCTGTTTGCTATCTTGTTTCTTGAAAACGGGGTATTGCCTGCAGCGTTTTTACCTGGCGATAGCTTATTGATTTTAGTTGGTGTACTCATTGCTAAAGGCACATTAAGTTATCCGCTCACTATCGTAATTTTAACCGCTGGTGCTAGTTTAGGCTGTTGGGTAGGTTATATACAAGGCCGATGGCTGGGGAACACACGAATTGTTAAAGGCTGGCTTGAGCACCTACCTGAACACTACCACCAACGCGCTTATGGTTTATTCCACCGTCATGGCCTCGCTGCACTACTCATTGGCCGTTTTTTAGCGTTTGTCAGAACCCTACTGCCAACTATTGCAGGACTTGCAGGCTTGCAAAATGGTCGTTTCCAAGTATTTAATTGGTTAAGTGGCTTACTGTGGGTGTTAATTTTGACTGCGATTGGTTATGGCTTTGGTAAAAGCCCGATTTTCCTACAATATGAACATCATATTATGAATATATTGATGTTGATCCCTGTAGGGCTACTGATCCTTGGCCTAATTGGTAGCATTGCCGTTGTCGTCAAGAAAAAGTTTTCAAGTAAAAAAGCAAATTAATCCTCCGTGCGGGAACGCCCTGTTCCCGCATTTTCATTTTTACTTAATTTTACCTCTCAATGTTTCGGTTCATCACGATAAAGCTAATTCACTGAAAATAAAAATATTTACCTTAATACTATTTTTTACATTTTTTCTGAACCCACCATTTATTATTGAATAAGTCATTGCACTTAATGTAAAAACGGTTATTGTTAATACAGTAAAGTTTCTTTTCTATTGATAGGAGGTTCTATATGTCATCAAGTCATTCATCAGAAGACCTACGCGCAGAACTCAAAGCGTTAGCTGACTCTCTTGAAGCCGTATTGAATGATACGGGCGAGAAATCGAAAGAAGAGATTGAAAGCTTGAAATCCAAAGCGAAAGACGCACTTTGCTCATCTCGCGCTAAACTCGGTCAAACGACTGAAAGGATCACTGAACAAACAAAAGAAATTGCGGGTCGTGCAGACAACTATGTCAAAGAAAACCCATGGACTGGTATCGGTATCGGTGCTGCGGTTGGTGTGGTTCTTGGCGTACTTCTCGCAAAACGTTAATTGCTTATGGAACAAAATCAACAACGTCAGGGCCCCGGTAAAGGGGTCCTTGAAATACTGCAACGCATTGCCAGTATCACCGTTAATATCGTTGAAACTCGCCTTCAGCTCATAGCCGTTGAGCTCGAAGAAGAAAAAGTTAATTTTATCCAGTTGCTGTTGTTAGTTGGGCTAGCGCTTCTTTTTACTGCTTTTGGCCTAATGTGTCTAATTGGACTCATTTTTTGGTCTGTAGACCCTGTTTACCGCTATCAAGCACTGGCTATTACAACAGGGTGCTTGGTTCTACTCGCCATTGCCTTCGCCATTTGGGCTCTCAAAAAAGCGAAACAATCTACCTTATTGAGCTCCACGCGGGAGCAACTAAGCCAAGATGCAAGTGCATTAGCAGGTAAGGATAATGACCAAAAATAGACGCCAATTACTTGCCGCAAAAAAACAGCGTTTACTCAACAGAATTGAGCAGCAACGGAACGACCTTGCTGCAAGTTCTGAAGATTGGCTTCATGTGACGGCCCCTTATGACCGTACATGGAAAACCTTGGTTACCTTCCGCCCTTTATTTATTGCGGCAACAGGCCTGCTTTCAATTTATTCACTGAAAAGACCACAGCGCATACTCCAATTAGGGAAAAAAGCCTTCACGATGTGGGGCATAGCAAGAACAATTCAAAGTACGATCAATGCAGGAAAGAAATAATTTAGTTTAAAATCAACAAATTAAACCAAGCACCATCCCTTTAACTCGTTCTCCACTCATTATCATTCAATTTTTTTGACCATTATTGTTAATAAGCTTTGCTTTTTATTGAATAAGCAAATGACTACTATAAGCCCATCAAATGTTTTCTTACCTATTTGTGCTGAAAACAACACTACAAATCGATATATATCACAAAAAAATTATATTTAATGGCTTATTAGTCTGGAGAATTTCAATGAAAAATTTAGAAAATGGTGCGGTATTGTTAGCTCGCATTATGATGCCGGTTCTGTTCATTGTCGCTGGGTACGGAAAACTGGGAGATGCGTACGCAGGAACACAACAATACATGCAAGCGATGGGTGTTCCAGGCTTTTTATTACCTTTAACCATTTTATTAGAATTTGGTGGCGGCTTAGCTATTCTGTTCGGTTTCTTAACTCGAACTGTAGCCCTATTTACTGCAGGCTTTACCGTATTAACGGCGCTACTGTTCCATATCGACTTTAGCGTGGCACCAAATAGTTTAATGTTTATGAAGAACTTTACTATCGCAGGCGGTTTCTTACTATTAGCAGTAACCGGCCCAGGGAAATTTAGTATTGACCATTTATTAAATAAAAAATGGTAACTCCGATTTCATTATCACCCTTATTGATTTAGTTTCATTTATCCGTCCAATTTATACCTCCTTCGGGAGGTATTTTTTTGTCTAAAATAAAGGTATTGAATCAGTTGAAGAGAAAATCACTTAGATGGGGCATTTTCAGTTATTGTTTTAGGAGCTGCATAATCAAACACACTCGTAAACTCTAAATAGTTTGAGTTGTAGGTAGGTGGCAAATTGAGTCATCCCGTGAGCATACATAAGTATGTGACTCGGGTGACTCAATGAAGCCAACACCCCTACCGCTCAAAATATAACGAGTTTACACTCTAAATAATTTTGGGATCTCTCGGAGACACCACGACTTAGCCTCCCCCATACTATCTCTACGCCACGCCATAATAATATTCGTCTCATGGCTATACTCTGCACCAACCACCTTCAAACGCCCTTCACGAATATCTTGTTCAACTATGGGGTACGGCATTGTCGCAACACCCAGGCCTGCCAATAACGCATTGTGTTTATCTTCAATCGTCGACACCGTTAATCGTTGCTGCTTATCCAACAACTGCACCGTTATCACGGGTCGCTCACGTGCGGTATCAGCCACGGCGATCCCACGGTACTTCACTCGAGTCGCATCAGATAACGGTTCAGGCTCTTGATGGATGGGATGATCTGGACTCGCTACGTAAATATGGTTAATGGTATATAACGATTTAGAGTTAATCTCTGAAGATGACCGGAAATGCATATCAGGGGCAATCACGATATCCGCTTTACCGCTTTCA
It includes:
- a CDS encoding phage baseplate assembly protein V, which codes for MKPISRCYLSNDEVHIVDAKIMLELSACGRGFLTVETENDYTGKLVRFDTGYTDSLYRYFTGYVERSQPADNGFQKLFVRELVGLFDKMWPCSFQHPTLKTITDYLQENSGLTFILPDAKYINTPIPHFTHNGTGYQLLTNLGEVFSISDYVWYQMPDGKVFVGSWADSMFKSDSHEIPAEFSKNQSAGNSATYPLIPALRAGTVVNNQRVNKIQLENDDITLYWTAANPLTGKAENKSPIQKQIDKAYPELSAGLHLPKFARIESPSESVSAGDISDPFRPKYAVDVQLLDSDGNESAAPTYKAVPLPLPMAGGESGMFQFPPEGTLVEIAFEGGRPDKPFIRQTLSQNNTLPDIQPGEQLQQQRKEVFQRVTQEGSWNRETDQSINEASMLRIIKADKEQRELVARETTVQANDTLTILGTKKLLAGAIQQLSEGDYSIATSSNYVASIEKDMTLDVGQNSSLTVGQKLIEKVGQIKQSIAGAQQQIIAPVIWIGSQQINVAQLMIDTLDVVKELAELTAAHTHSNTGAPLNAQDIKGTGTKSDNLNKKYSPVIGK
- a CDS encoding dihydrodipicolinate reductase, with product MMKKVRAVQYGCGKMGKFLIRYLQEHGAEVVAAFDINEAVIGKDIGEIAGTTPTGVKVQPLHEADKTLAALKPDVGIIATLSTMADLEDAFSLFARHGVNAISTGEEALYPWNSSPEITQKLDALAKENNCTLAGSGYPDMYWGVLIDTLAGSMHKLVKIKGSSCYNVEDYGIALAIGHGAGLTVDEFDKQIGNYNDLPYEVISQKIESGEYAPPYMWTQNGWLCSRLGLTITSQTQRCVPQIAQQDIYSETLKMTVKKGDVLGLSAVVITETAEGITLETECIGKILTADECDKNSWQLIGEPDTSIEVNNPATVELTCANLVNRIPALINSPAGYITTEKMPNNVFMTKPMHEYL
- a CDS encoding GNAT family N-acetyltransferase; the protein is MKEICQPIILEGECVRLEPLSHQYDVELADIIRRDGLHNLWYALVPEPEHFSQDVEKRLENFQKKECLPFVVIDKRSDKPVGITSYNRVDHAVRRVEIGATWYGVEVQRTALNTEAKYLLLKHAFEELDCVAVEFRTHFLNSQSRRAIERLGAKLDGVLRNHMKTKTGELRDSCIYSIIESEWPAIKRHLEWQMVKPR
- a CDS encoding NADPH-dependent 2,4-dienoyl-CoA reductase, with the protein product MSNFPHLFAPLDLGHTVLKNRILMGSMHTGLEEHPQGSERLAHFYRLRAENGVSLIITGGIAPNPEGALTAHGAVLNDKNQLSFHRQITDAVHQADGKIALQILHAGRYGLHPKLVAPSSIQAEIIPFAPRELSTGEVEKTIDDFVTTAKLAQQAGYDGVEIMGSEGYLINQFITKRTNHRTDEWGGSYINRIRFPIEIVRQIREAVGENFIIIYRLSMLDLVEEGSTWEEVEFLAKQIENVGASMINTGIGWHEARVPTIATQVPRSAFSWVTQKLMGKVNIPLITTNRINDPFVAEHIIANHQADMVSMARPFLADEAFVRKAAENRADEINTCIGCNQACLDLIFSGKLASCLVNPQAVREMDYPNEKAPQSKSVAIVGAGPAGLSCAIYAAKRGHRVTLFEKSNHIGGQFNLAKQIPGKEEFHETIRYFCRQLQLLNVDVRLEQQADVDCLSGFDEVIIATGVVPRKIQLEGIDHHKVISYIDVITKQRSVGKSAAIIGAGGIGFDVAELLTQEGKSSSLDSSLFNKEWNIDTSIHSKGGVFPPQKTPIASARQLYLLQRKNSKVGAGLGKTTGWVHRLSLMKRGVQMLNGVEYMRVDDEGLHIRYQDKTQCLPVDNVILCAGQEPYCPLKTQLAEHGINAHVIGGADVAAELDARRAIEQGMKIAYQL
- the sstT gene encoding serine/threonine transporter SstT; amino-acid sequence: MDTNKTGLWRVISQGSLVKQILVGLIAGILLAWLWPSAAKNVGLLGDLFVSALKAVAPVLVWVLVMSSIANHRQGQKTNIKPILVLYILGTFFAAVVAVIGSFLFPSNLVLVVGDTQLNPPGNIAEVLKGLLINIFSNPIDALIKGNYIGILAWAIGLGIALRHANETTKNLVHDFSNAVTQLVRVVIRLAPLGIFGLVASTIATTGFETLKGYIHVLAVLIGCMLVVAFIVNPLIVYWKMKRNPYPLVLACLRESGVTAFFTRSSAANIPVNMGMCRRMNLHEDTYSVSIPLGATINMAGAAVTITVLTLAAVHTLGVPVDIPTALLLSVVAAVCACGASGVAGGSLLLIPLACNMFGISNEIAMQVVAVGVMIGVLQDSAETALNSSTDVLFTAAVCLAEDEKLANAEAQLSHRD
- a CDS encoding TerC family protein, which translates into the protein MHSVGNPILWGSFAVIILLMLLIDLFWQGKHKGQAMSMKQAAAWSIVWVTLSLLFAAGFWWYLNENVGREFAYSQTMAFLTGYLLEKALAVDNVFVWLMLFSYFAIPANLQRRVLVYGVLGAIVLRTIMIFAGSWLVTQFSWILYVFGLFLLFTGLKMAFAKEDDSPITDKPLVKWVRSHLRMTDELHGEKFFIKRNGVLFATPLILVLILVEISDVIFAVDSIPAIFAVTTDPFIVLTSNLFAILGLRAMYFLLSGVAEKFSMLKYGLAVILSFIGIKMLLIDIFHIPTPISLGVIASILVITLVINAIVNKRNEAKN
- a CDS encoding DedA family protein produces the protein MELVRELFFALWHQDYVTLSNPALVWSIYFMLFAILFLENGVLPAAFLPGDSLLILVGVLIAKGTLSYPLTIVILTAGASLGCWVGYIQGRWLGNTRIVKGWLEHLPEHYHQRAYGLFHRHGLAALLIGRFLAFVRTLLPTIAGLAGLQNGRFQVFNWLSGLLWVLILTAIGYGFGKSPIFLQYEHHIMNILMLIPVGLLILGLIGSIAVVVKKKFSSKKAN
- a CDS encoding DUF883 family protein — protein: MSSSHSSEDLRAELKALADSLEAVLNDTGEKSKEEIESLKSKAKDALCSSRAKLGQTTERITEQTKEIAGRADNYVKENPWTGIGIGAAVGVVLGVLLAKR
- a CDS encoding phage holin family protein, whose protein sequence is MEQNQQRQGPGKGVLEILQRIASITVNIVETRLQLIAVELEEEKVNFIQLLLLVGLALLFTAFGLMCLIGLIFWSVDPVYRYQALAITTGCLVLLAIAFAIWALKKAKQSTLLSSTREQLSQDASALAGKDNDQK